The DNA sequence GCGTCAATTCCTTGATCTCGGCATCAAAGGCGCCAATACGAACGTTCAATTTATCAAGTTCGTCTGTCATGTCCGATATCAGCGTACGCATTCGCGGGCTGATATCGATGTCGGGGTCGTCGAGCAAAGTGCGAACAGACCGCTGGAAACTGTGCCGGCCCTGCGCAATGCGAATGCCGCGTTCCATCAAGAAACCGCGCGCCTGATTGATCAAGGCGGTGCGCGCATGGATCAGTCGCTCCCGCATCCGGTGCAAAGCCTGCAGGTCCAGTTGTTCTGCCGACTTCACTGTCACAAAGCTCATCGTGGGTCGACTTGCCGTTTCGGCAATGGCCTCCGCATCCCGGTCATCTGTCTTGTGCACCTTCACATATGGCCGCACATAAAGCGGTGACATCAACCGCGGCTGATGACCAACCTCAAGGCAAAATCTGCCTACGTGGTGCGCGCCGCCGCATGCTTCCATTGCGACTATGCACGGCGGTATGGAAGCAAGGACTTCATGGAGCCGGTGGCGCTGCACCCGCTTGCGGTAGATTACCGCTCCACGTTCATCCAGCCCCGCAAGGCTGCAGCTGTTTTTGCCCAAATCAATGCCCAAAATCGAGATGTCCATGTCGTCCTCCTCATCAATCAAACACCGCACAATATCAGCGGCACGGGTCGAGGGGCAGTTCATCCCATTAGGTCAAGCAAAAAGTACCCATTTCGCTACTTCTAAAAGAAAATCGAACCGCCTCTCTGGACGAGTAGCGCCAGCTTTTTGCGGCATAAAATTCGATATAATTGGCAAGCAGAGAATAAATTACGTTAGTTTGCTAGTGCCCTACCATCAACTTTAAATTTGAATATGATATTTCTTTTTTGAAACACTTGTGTAGTGTCTGTGCATAATTACGCGAGCGGCAGGGGAGAAGCTTGTATTGTTTTTACGCGCTGTGATGTTTACACTCTCATTATGTTTGTCGTTGACAGCCTGTCAGGCGAGTGAGAATAGTATGGACTCAAAAAATGACTCAGAAACTTTGGCGGAAGTAATAGGAACGACGTCCGGACGTGGTGTCGTCTGTTTGACGCTGAGACTTCAGGATGGCGAGCTCATTACATTGCAAGGCAATACCACCTCGCTACGTGAACCGGGCGTGCGCGTGAGGCTAAGCGGTTCGTGGCAGGAAATTTCAAACTGCCAGCAGGGGCGCACCTTGTTCGTTGAAAGTGTTTCGAGAATTTAATATTATTGACGATACATGAAAAGGTTGGGACACGATGATGGTAAATGATCCGCTATATGGCGTTCAGTGGCATTTCTCGCTCCTCGGTAACATTGAGGCGATTTGGGAAGACTATAACGGGGCTGGAGTGAATGTTGGCGAATATGACGATGGGGTTGACTACAACCACGCCGATCTAGCCGGCAATTATGACGCAAGCCTTCATGTGGTTGATGACAACGGCAACGTCGTTGATCCTTTTCCTGCTCAGTCCGGTGACGCCCACGGCACGGCCTGTGCAGGCATCATTGGTGCCGTTGGTAATAATGGTGAAGGTGGAACCGGCGTCGCTTTCGGCACAACAATCACAGGCGTTAACATCTTTGATCCCAATAGCTATGGATTTGTAAATGGGAACTTTGACGAGTTCCTTGATGTTGTGAGCCAGGGCGACTCATTCGACATCATGTCAAATAGCTGGGGTTCAATGCCAGTCTTCAGTCAAAGTAGTAACCTCGCAAACCCATTGAGCGGCGATGCGCGTCTGCAAGCCGAATATGCTCAATTAGCAGCCAACGCGCGCGATGGTCTTGGAACCGTCATCGTTCAAGCTGCTGGTAATGATACGCTCGATTCAAACGGTGATGGAACAAATGCCAGCCGGTTTACGGCTACCATTGCCGCAGCGGACGAAAGTGGTAACGCGCAAGACTACACGAACTTTGGCCAAAGTATATTGGTTTCAGCACCGGCCGCTTCGGTAACGACCGACATAACAGGGTCTCCGGGCTATAATGACGGCGGCGGGGTTGATATTTTTGGCCGCCCAGATTTTGCTGACAGCGACTACACCGCAAATTTCGGGGGTACGTCTGCAGCCACACCGGTGGTTTCCGGTGTTGTCGCGTTGATGCTGGAGGCCAATGACCAACTCGGCTGGCGCGATGTGCAGAATATCCTTGCGGGGTCAGCCGTTGTGGCACCGAGTGCATATGACGCGCCTGGATCAGGTGTATTTGACCAAGGCTCTTGGTTTGAAAACGGCGCTGAAAACTGGAACGGCGGCGGCATGCACTTCAATGTGAGTTACGGCTATGGACTTGTTGACGCTTTCCAGGCCGTCCGAATGGCGGAAGTGTGGAGCTTGTTTGATGACGCCCAAACCAGTGCCAATGAGGAAATGGTAACCTCGTCCACTTACAACGCGCCCGGCGGCAACGCCGCGATACCTGAAGATGGCACCTCATTGACTTTCACAATGGATGTCTCATCGGATATCTCGGTCGAGC is a window from the Hoeflea sp. IMCC20628 genome containing:
- a CDS encoding IS110 family transposase, encoding MDISILGIDLGKNSCSLAGLDERGAVIYRKRVQRHRLHEVLASIPPCIVAMEACGGAHHVGRFCLEVGHQPRLMSPLYVRPYVKVHKTDDRDAEAIAETASRPTMSFVTVKSAEQLDLQALHRMRERLIHARTALINQARGFLMERGIRIAQGRHSFQRSVRTLLDDPDIDISPRMRTLISDMTDELDKLNVRIGAFDAEIKELTQSDPAMKRLTEIPGVGPMTASALVAAIGDGQAFAKGRDLSAWLGLVPRQISTGGKAKLVGISKRGNTYLRKLFIHGARTVLHLIKDRTTPLALWVDRLKQRSNSNVATVAMANKMARIAWAVLVKNERFNQAALPMASGLMR